One stretch of Rhizobium rhizoryzae DNA includes these proteins:
- a CDS encoding TrmH family RNA methyltransferase has translation MRDTARQIIRINDPHDPRIAEFRDIRERDLVGRHGQFIAEGTVVLRMLAAAHVSAKARFRAETLLLLENRLEGLGEILAAFPAEVPVYVASAAVLDQIAGFHLHRGVLALGSRMLEQGADALLNALPEKALVGVCCGISNHDNIGSIFRNAAAFGVSALLLDETCCDPLYRKALRVSVGSVLSVPFARGGAALSLLETVDRAGFAIFGLSPRGEIDIRNVPKGNRVALVTGTEGEGLPAHIMERFQTARIPQMPQLDSLNAATATGIALYEMARGQDLLG, from the coding sequence ATGCGTGACACTGCCCGCCAGATCATCCGCATAAACGATCCGCATGATCCGCGTATCGCCGAGTTTCGCGATATTCGCGAGCGGGATCTGGTTGGCCGTCACGGGCAGTTCATAGCGGAAGGTACGGTCGTGCTACGCATGCTGGCTGCCGCCCACGTGTCAGCCAAGGCACGCTTTCGTGCGGAGACGCTTCTGCTGCTGGAGAACCGCCTGGAGGGTCTCGGTGAGATTCTTGCGGCGTTTCCCGCCGAAGTCCCGGTCTATGTCGCCTCCGCTGCGGTTCTCGATCAGATCGCAGGCTTTCACCTTCACCGCGGCGTTCTGGCGCTCGGTTCCCGTATGCTGGAGCAGGGTGCGGACGCGCTTTTGAACGCGCTGCCGGAAAAGGCCTTGGTCGGCGTTTGTTGCGGCATTTCCAACCATGACAACATAGGATCGATCTTCCGCAACGCTGCGGCCTTTGGAGTGAGTGCGCTGCTTCTGGACGAAACCTGCTGTGATCCGCTCTATCGCAAGGCCTTGCGGGTCTCTGTCGGCTCCGTCCTATCTGTACCGTTTGCACGCGGTGGTGCGGCGCTTTCGCTGCTGGAAACCGTGGATCGAGCGGGCTTTGCGATTTTCGGGCTTTCGCCACGTGGCGAGATCGATATCCGGAACGTCCCAAAGGGCAACCGCGTTGCACTGGTGACCGGGACTGAGGGAGAGGGGCTGCCTGCCCACATCATGGAGCGCTTCCAGACAGCCCGTATTCCGCAAATGCCGCAGCTGGACAGCCTCAATGCAGCAACAGCTACCGGTATCGCGCTTTATGAAATGGCGCGCGGCCAGGACTTGCTCGGCTGA
- a CDS encoding DUF2793 domain-containing protein — MDKSPRLSLPYILPSQAQKHLTHNEALDLLDCLVQLTVEMEAQSPPTEPRNGECYAVSPGATGAWSGYDGMVATLRDGAWGFWQPLPGYRAWFRTEAVLKVFDGVNWIRPALPQVLTPQRLGIGATPDDYNRLLVSSPATLLNHAGNSHRVTINKAATGDTASILFQSNWSGRAEMGLAGSDSFSFKVSSDGVSWNTALHIRPDGAVNQPMRPLGRVRNEAGSTLVTSGSITGFTTVSLEQGGISLGSTLAGGGKPVIVPIEGLYQLDLKVTISTASAYRVSLNRESGETLTTLRFPSSAPVSLSGSTVTYLAAGEKLVLVHQGTATVTEGPAETELTLIRL, encoded by the coding sequence ATGGATAAGAGCCCGCGACTTTCATTACCTTATATATTGCCCTCTCAGGCGCAGAAGCACCTGACCCATAACGAGGCCCTCGACCTGCTGGATTGCCTGGTTCAACTCACCGTCGAAATGGAGGCGCAATCCCCTCCGACAGAGCCGCGGAACGGGGAGTGCTACGCAGTGAGCCCGGGCGCGACGGGTGCGTGGTCTGGCTATGATGGCATGGTTGCGACGCTGAGAGACGGGGCCTGGGGCTTCTGGCAGCCATTGCCCGGGTATCGGGCATGGTTTCGAACTGAGGCTGTCCTCAAGGTTTTCGATGGCGTGAACTGGATCAGGCCAGCCCTGCCCCAGGTGCTGACCCCACAGAGGCTCGGCATCGGCGCAACGCCGGATGATTACAACCGGCTTCTGGTGTCCTCGCCCGCCACTCTGCTGAACCATGCCGGCAATTCGCACCGGGTTACCATCAACAAGGCAGCGACCGGTGATACGGCCTCCATCCTGTTCCAGAGCAACTGGTCCGGCCGCGCCGAGATGGGCCTTGCCGGTTCGGACAGCTTTTCGTTCAAGGTGTCTTCCGATGGCGTCAGCTGGAACACCGCGCTGCACATCCGCCCTGACGGCGCTGTCAACCAGCCGATGCGGCCTCTTGGACGGGTGCGCAATGAGGCAGGCTCGACCCTGGTGACTTCCGGATCCATCACCGGTTTTACGACCGTGAGCCTGGAACAGGGAGGCATCTCGCTTGGCAGCACGCTTGCGGGCGGTGGCAAACCGGTGATCGTTCCGATCGAGGGGCTCTATCAACTCGATCTCAAGGTCACGATTTCAACGGCCAGCGCCTATCGTGTGAGCCTGAACAGGGAGAGCGGGGAAACTTTGACGACACTCCGCTTCCCCTCGTCCGCTCCCGTCAGCCTGTCCGGCTCGACGGTCACCTATCTCGCTGCGGGCGAGAAACTGGTTCTCGTGCATCAGGGAACAGCGACCGTGACAGAAGGTCCAGCAGAAACAGAGCTGACGCTAATACGCCTCTGA
- the ctrA gene encoding response regulator transcription factor CtrA, whose product MRVLLIEDDSATAQSIELMLKSESFNVYTTDLGEEGVDLGKLYDYDIILLDLNLPDMSGYEVLRTLRLSKVKTPILILSGMAGIEDKVRGLGFGADDYMTKPFHKDELVARIHAIVRRSKGHAQSIIVTGELIVNLDAKTVEVGGQRVHLTGKEYQMLELLSLRKGTTLTKEMFLNHLYGGMDEPELKIIDVFICKLRKKLANAAGGANYIETVWGRGYVLREPDGSEYAETA is encoded by the coding sequence ATGCGGGTTCTACTCATCGAAGATGACAGCGCGACTGCCCAGAGCATCGAGCTGATGCTTAAGTCCGAGAGCTTCAATGTTTATACGACCGACCTCGGGGAAGAGGGCGTCGACCTTGGCAAGCTGTACGACTACGATATCATTCTTTTGGATCTCAACTTGCCGGACATGTCCGGTTACGAGGTTCTTCGTACGCTTCGTCTTTCCAAGGTAAAGACACCTATCCTCATCCTGTCCGGCATGGCCGGCATCGAGGACAAGGTTCGTGGTCTCGGTTTCGGCGCCGACGACTACATGACCAAGCCATTCCACAAGGATGAGCTGGTCGCACGTATTCACGCCATCGTCCGCCGTTCGAAGGGCCATGCACAATCGATCATCGTCACCGGTGAGCTGATTGTGAACCTCGACGCCAAGACGGTTGAAGTGGGTGGACAGCGCGTCCATCTGACTGGCAAGGAATACCAGATGCTCGAGCTTCTTTCCCTGCGAAAGGGCACGACTCTGACGAAGGAAATGTTCCTGAACCATCTGTATGGCGGTATGGATGAGCCGGAACTGAAGATCATCGACGTCTTCATCTGCAAACTGCGCAAAAAGCTGGCCAATGCCGCCGGTGGGGCGAACTACATCGAAACCGTCTGGGGCCGTGGCTATGTGCTGCGCGAGCCGGACGGCAGCGAATACGCCGAAACCGCCTGA
- a CDS encoding coiled-coil domain-containing protein has translation MIQFALLFGFGFLSAVLLVMILAPAVHRRVVVYTENRLKATMPISPSEVRAQRDMARAVYAAENARTKQELLQERDKAVGMQIRFDKLAAEASELHSSNHELQMQVQDMSTEAADLRSRLRREEGFIRQLKESLHLVETNVSARNETIEALERRMTRLTAEIDDLRLDLSARETEIESSRLRGTALREERDTLRIDTKLLTTRAKDAEMRLQEAERKLARLEKKLARETAAKADLETRLQWREQELDRMRTARSSSAEVVQPVTGNYPLPRKKLPANAKKAAAAALLETTDDDEDNMLPVQTLETDLRSRSTALTAQLTKAKTKKAQDAVRAELAAIAADMVALTAVKDGNGEELKASLLAAARDKPEDNDDLSLAERAAMAIDRVSPAATAE, from the coding sequence GTGATACAATTCGCGCTACTCTTCGGGTTCGGCTTTCTGAGCGCCGTCCTGCTGGTCATGATCCTGGCACCGGCGGTCCATCGCCGCGTCGTCGTTTATACCGAGAACCGTCTCAAGGCCACCATGCCCATCAGCCCCTCGGAAGTGCGGGCGCAGCGGGACATGGCGCGCGCCGTCTACGCCGCCGAAAACGCACGCACCAAGCAGGAACTGCTGCAGGAACGGGATAAGGCCGTCGGCATGCAGATCCGGTTCGACAAGCTGGCGGCTGAAGCGTCCGAACTGCATTCCAGCAACCACGAACTGCAAATGCAGGTGCAGGATATGAGCACCGAGGCCGCCGATCTGCGCTCACGCCTGCGTCGCGAAGAAGGCTTCATTCGGCAGTTGAAGGAATCGCTGCATCTGGTCGAAACGAACGTATCGGCGCGGAACGAAACAATCGAGGCGCTGGAGCGTCGCATGACCCGTCTGACGGCGGAAATCGATGATCTGCGCCTCGACCTGTCTGCCCGTGAGACCGAGATTGAAAGCAGCCGCCTGCGCGGCACTGCATTGCGCGAGGAACGCGATACGCTTCGAATCGACACGAAACTTCTGACAACGCGGGCAAAAGATGCCGAAATGCGTTTGCAGGAAGCAGAGCGCAAACTGGCACGGCTGGAAAAGAAGCTGGCAAGGGAAACCGCAGCGAAGGCGGATCTCGAAACGCGGCTTCAGTGGCGCGAACAGGAACTGGATCGTATGCGCACTGCGCGTAGTAGCAGCGCAGAGGTGGTCCAGCCGGTCACGGGCAACTACCCCTTGCCGCGCAAGAAACTTCCAGCCAATGCGAAGAAGGCCGCGGCGGCAGCACTTCTCGAAACCACGGATGATGACGAAGACAACATGTTGCCCGTACAGACGCTCGAAACCGATCTTCGAAGCCGTTCTACGGCACTGACGGCCCAATTGACGAAGGCGAAGACGAAGAAGGCCCAGGATGCTGTTCGCGCGGAACTTGCCGCCATCGCCGCCGATATGGTTGCCCTGACGGCTGTGAAGGATGGCAATGGAGAAGAGCTGAAAGCCTCGTTGCTTGCCGCGGCCAGGGATAAGCCGGAAGACAACGACGATCTGAGCCTTGCCGAACGGGCGGCCATGGCGATCGACCGCGTCTCGCCAGCAGCGACGGCGGAATAA
- a CDS encoding CtrA inhibitor SciP: MTEMIRPRVKYVIGPDGSPLTIADLPPANTRRWVIRRKAEVVAAVRGGLLSLEEACARYTLTVEEFLSWQSSINDHGLAGLRTTRIQQYRH; this comes from the coding sequence ATGACCGAAATGATCCGTCCACGAGTAAAATATGTCATCGGCCCCGATGGCAGCCCCCTGACGATTGCTGACCTGCCCCCGGCAAACACGCGCCGCTGGGTTATCCGTCGTAAGGCTGAAGTGGTTGCAGCGGTGCGTGGTGGCCTTTTGAGCCTCGAGGAAGCCTGCGCACGCTATACTTTGACTGTTGAGGAATTCCTGTCCTGGCAGTCTTCCATCAATGATCATGGCCTGGCCGGCCTGCGGACGACGCGGATCCAGCAGTATCGCCACTAA
- a CDS encoding RluA family pseudouridine synthase has translation MNDPFNQGETPRKVLTAGEDAEGRLDSWLTGVLEGEFSRNRIKSLIEQGAVYIDAKPCLEPKKKVHPGMVVEIEAPEPEDPEPKGEDIPLEVLYEDDDLIVIAKPAGLVVHPGAGNWTGTLVNALIHHCGDSLSGIGGVKRPGIVHRLDKDTSGVMVVAKNDMAHRHLADQFADHGRTGDLERAYLALVWGRPQQLRGTIDAPLGRSTADRTKRSVKREESMDAREAITHYEVVERFHEREDSTALAALVECRLETGRTHQIRVHMAHIGHPLIGDPDYGAAFKTKANRLPDAAREAVNGFRRQALHAYLLAFEHPRTGEIMEFEAPMPEDFDVLLDALRAE, from the coding sequence ATGAACGACCCCTTTAATCAAGGCGAGACGCCAAGGAAAGTGCTGACTGCCGGAGAAGATGCCGAAGGGCGGCTGGATTCGTGGCTGACCGGTGTTCTGGAGGGTGAGTTTTCCCGCAATCGCATCAAGTCGCTGATCGAGCAAGGTGCGGTGTACATTGATGCCAAGCCCTGCCTTGAGCCGAAAAAAAAGGTTCATCCGGGCATGGTTGTCGAAATCGAGGCCCCGGAGCCGGAAGATCCGGAGCCGAAGGGCGAGGATATTCCGCTCGAGGTTCTTTACGAAGACGATGACCTGATCGTGATCGCAAAGCCAGCCGGACTGGTGGTGCATCCGGGTGCCGGAAATTGGACCGGTACGCTGGTCAACGCCCTGATCCACCATTGCGGCGACAGTCTTTCGGGCATTGGTGGCGTCAAGCGACCGGGCATCGTGCATCGTCTCGACAAGGATACGAGCGGCGTCATGGTCGTTGCGAAGAACGATATGGCACATCGCCATCTGGCGGACCAGTTTGCCGATCACGGTCGCACGGGCGATCTGGAGCGCGCCTATCTTGCCCTCGTCTGGGGGCGTCCGCAGCAATTGCGCGGCACGATCGATGCACCGCTTGGCCGCTCGACGGCCGACCGCACCAAGCGCAGCGTGAAACGCGAGGAGAGCATGGATGCGCGTGAGGCCATCACGCACTACGAGGTGGTGGAACGTTTTCACGAGCGGGAGGATTCCACGGCTCTGGCGGCTCTGGTGGAATGCCGGCTGGAAACCGGCCGCACTCATCAGATCCGTGTTCACATGGCCCATATCGGTCATCCGCTGATCGGAGATCCGGATTACGGCGCAGCCTTCAAGACCAAGGCCAACCGCCTGCCGGATGCGGCGCGCGAGGCGGTGAACGGCTTTCGCAGGCAGGCACTGCACGCCTATCTGCTCGCCTTCGAACATCCGCGCACGGGCGAAATCATGGAATTCGAGGCACCGATGCCAGAGGATTTCGACGTGCTTCTGGACGCTCTTCGCGCAGAATAA
- the rpoH gene encoding RNA polymerase sigma factor RpoH, giving the protein MARNTLPSITAGEAGLNRYLDEIRKFPMLEPQQEYMLAKRYNEHGDRDAAHQLVTSHLRLVAKIAMGYRGYGLPIGEVVSEGNVGLMQAVKKFDPERGFRLATYAMWWIKASIQEYILRSWSLVKMGTTANQKRLFFNLRRLKGRIQAIDEGDLKPEQVREIATKLNVSEEEVISMNRRLTGDASLNAPIRATEGESGQWQDWLVDDHDSQEDVLIEQDELETRRRMLERALSVLNERERRIFEARRLSEDPVTLEELSAEFDISRERVRQIEVRAFEKVQEAVQKEALAAAKALRVVDA; this is encoded by the coding sequence ATGGCCCGCAACACACTTCCGTCCATTACAGCCGGCGAAGCTGGTCTGAACCGCTATCTGGACGAAATCCGCAAATTCCCGATGCTGGAACCGCAGCAGGAATACATGCTTGCCAAGCGGTATAATGAACATGGGGATCGCGACGCCGCACATCAACTGGTGACTTCGCATTTGAGACTCGTGGCGAAAATTGCCATGGGCTATCGCGGCTACGGCCTGCCGATCGGCGAAGTCGTCTCTGAAGGTAATGTCGGCCTGATGCAGGCGGTCAAGAAGTTCGATCCCGAGCGCGGTTTCCGTCTGGCGACCTATGCAATGTGGTGGATCAAGGCCTCCATCCAGGAATACATCCTGCGCTCCTGGTCACTCGTCAAGATGGGTACGACCGCCAATCAAAAGCGTCTGTTTTTTAACCTGCGCCGCCTGAAGGGTCGTATTCAGGCAATCGACGAGGGTGATCTGAAGCCGGAACAGGTCCGCGAGATTGCGACGAAGCTGAATGTCTCAGAAGAGGAAGTGATTTCGATGAACCGTCGCCTGACCGGCGATGCCTCATTGAACGCGCCCATTCGCGCGACGGAAGGTGAATCGGGTCAGTGGCAGGATTGGCTGGTCGACGACCACGATAGCCAGGAAGACGTTCTGATCGAGCAGGACGAGCTGGAAACGCGACGCCGCATGTTGGAACGGGCGCTCAGCGTGCTCAATGAGCGGGAACGCCGGATCTTCGAAGCGCGACGTCTGTCGGAAGACCCGGTAACGCTGGAAGAGCTCTCAGCCGAGTTCGATATCAGCCGCGAACGCGTGCGTCAGATCGAAGTCCGCGCCTTTGAAAAGGTGCAGGAAGCCGTCCAGAAGGAAGCTCTGGCTGCTGCGAAGGCCTTGCGCGTCGTTGACGCGTAA
- the fosX gene encoding FosX/FosE/FosI family fosfomycin resistance hydrolase, with the protein MQALSHITFVVSDLDRMEKIVTRVLKGRKVYDSGETSFSLSRERFFLIGAEPSAVWIAIMEGEGLSHRSYNHVAFRIEPSDMDERLKAIEDLGLELKDPRSRVEGEGQSIYFYDDDNHLFELHTGTLEERLKRYAAPEADV; encoded by the coding sequence ATGCAAGCGCTCAGCCACATTACCTTCGTCGTTAGCGATCTCGACCGCATGGAAAAGATCGTCACGCGTGTTCTGAAAGGTCGAAAGGTCTATGACAGCGGCGAGACGAGCTTCTCGCTGTCGCGCGAGCGGTTTTTCCTGATTGGCGCGGAGCCCTCGGCGGTCTGGATCGCAATCATGGAAGGCGAGGGGCTCTCCCATCGCAGCTACAACCATGTGGCCTTCCGGATCGAGCCGTCGGACATGGACGAGCGCCTCAAGGCCATAGAGGATCTCGGGCTCGAATTGAAAGATCCGAGATCACGTGTGGAAGGAGAGGGTCAGTCGATCTATTTCTACGACGACGACAATCATCTCTTCGAACTGCATACCGGTACACTTGAGGAGCGGCTGAAGCGTTACGCCGCTCCTGAGGCAGATGTCTAG
- a CDS encoding DUF1134 domain-containing protein — protein sequence MIIRRLSAVARLVVATLGATLVSVMSTPAQAQSGSQYSVQEIVDAGHGFFGSTSGGLAKVVEKAFSQYGLPNGYILGQEGSGAFIAGLTYGEGELYTKNAGQHPAFWQGPSLGLDYGGQGARTMMLVYNLPDIQSLYARFGGVSGSAFVVAGVGMTALRNDQIVLVPIRTGLGARLGVNVGYLKFTQQPTWNPF from the coding sequence ATGATCATCAGAAGACTTTCCGCTGTTGCCCGGCTCGTAGTCGCCACACTCGGCGCAACGCTGGTTTCAGTCATGTCCACGCCCGCACAGGCCCAATCGGGATCGCAATATTCGGTGCAGGAAATTGTCGATGCCGGACACGGCTTCTTCGGCTCCACAAGCGGCGGGCTGGCCAAGGTCGTGGAGAAGGCCTTCTCTCAGTATGGTCTGCCAAACGGTTACATCCTCGGCCAGGAAGGGTCCGGTGCATTCATTGCCGGCCTGACCTATGGCGAAGGCGAGCTTTACACAAAGAATGCTGGTCAGCACCCGGCCTTCTGGCAGGGACCATCTCTGGGTCTGGACTATGGCGGCCAGGGCGCCCGCACCATGATGCTGGTCTATAATCTGCCGGATATCCAGAGCCTGTATGCGCGCTTTGGCGGCGTCAGCGGCTCGGCCTTCGTGGTGGCAGGCGTCGGCATGACGGCCCTGCGCAACGACCAGATCGTCCTCGTTCCCATCCGCACCGGGCTTGGCGCACGCCTTGGCGTCAATGTCGGTTATCTGAAGTTCACGCAGCAGCCGACATGGAATCCCTTTTGA
- a CDS encoding GNAT family N-acetyltransferase, with protein MNITQGETGSGGFYKAELDGHHGEMTYSRTSPRLIIIDHTQVDDALRGKGVGQALAEFAVTEARTNGWKIIPLCPFFKAQVERHPDWQDIIQK; from the coding sequence ATGAATATCACACAGGGCGAAACAGGCTCGGGTGGCTTTTACAAGGCGGAACTGGACGGCCACCACGGCGAGATGACCTATTCGCGAACCTCCCCTCGCCTCATCATCATCGATCACACGCAAGTTGACGATGCGCTGCGTGGCAAGGGAGTTGGTCAGGCATTGGCCGAGTTTGCAGTCACGGAAGCAAGGACGAATGGCTGGAAGATCATTCCGCTCTGCCCCTTCTTCAAGGCTCAGGTGGAAAGACATCCTGACTGGCAGGACATCATCCAGAAATAG
- the chpT gene encoding histidine phosphotransferase ChpT: MPKNPNLTLSGPDLAALLCSRVCHDVISPVGAINNGLELLDEGGTDADALDLIRTSALNASVRLKFARLAFGASGSVGASIDTGEAEKAAKDFAAAEKKTEVTWSGPRAIIPKNRVKLLLNLFLVAYSAIPRGGSMDIVLEDVETDPKFSITVKGRMLRVPAKYVEINSGTLEEAVDGHTIQPYYTVLLADECGMELKHVSYEDRITFIAEGAVV, encoded by the coding sequence ATGCCGAAGAATCCGAACCTCACTCTGAGCGGTCCCGATCTGGCGGCGCTCCTGTGCAGCCGTGTCTGCCACGATGTCATTTCGCCCGTTGGCGCCATCAACAACGGTCTCGAACTGCTGGATGAAGGCGGTACCGATGCCGACGCGCTGGACCTGATCCGCACCTCCGCCCTCAATGCTTCGGTTCGCCTGAAGTTTGCCCGTCTGGCGTTTGGGGCCTCCGGTTCCGTTGGCGCTTCCATTGACACGGGTGAAGCGGAGAAAGCCGCAAAAGACTTTGCCGCGGCGGAAAAAAAGACCGAAGTGACGTGGAGCGGTCCGCGCGCCATCATTCCGAAGAACCGCGTGAAGCTGCTGCTCAACCTCTTCCTCGTGGCCTACAGCGCCATTCCGCGCGGCGGCTCGATGGACATCGTTCTGGAGGACGTTGAGACCGATCCGAAATTCTCCATCACCGTAAAGGGCCGCATGCTGCGCGTTCCCGCCAAGTATGTGGAAATCAACTCCGGTACGCTGGAAGAGGCTGTCGATGGCCACACCATCCAGCCCTACTACACGGTACTTCTGGCCGACGAATGCGGCATGGAGCTGAAACACGTTTCCTACGAAGACCGCATCACCTTTATCGCAGAAGGTGCAGTCGTCTAA
- a CDS encoding response regulator, whose translation MQRLMIADSSDIVRTVAKRILTELDFLVVEATSGREAMMRCQAEIPSILIVDAALDGALDLIAGVRGLPQGKAVRIYYCVIEADLKKMMQGKRAGADDFLLKPFDRKILSSVFANLPKVA comes from the coding sequence ATGCAGCGCCTGATGATCGCCGACAGTTCAGACATTGTTCGAACGGTTGCCAAGCGCATTCTGACCGAACTCGATTTTCTGGTGGTCGAAGCAACGTCCGGCCGCGAGGCGATGATGCGCTGCCAGGCGGAGATCCCGTCGATCCTCATCGTGGATGCCGCACTGGATGGTGCGCTAGACCTGATTGCCGGTGTCCGTGGCCTGCCACAGGGCAAGGCGGTTCGCATCTACTACTGCGTCATCGAAGCCGATCTGAAGAAGATGATGCAAGGCAAGCGGGCTGGCGCAGACGACTTCCTGCTGAAGCCCTTCGACCGCAAGATCCTCTCTTCGGTCTTTGCCAACCTGCCCAAGGTTGCCTGA
- a CDS encoding methyl-accepting chemotaxis protein, which translates to MFPFASGTDSAKLAAIDMLTANVMIADAKLNIIYMNGAVRELLQEAESELKQELPRFDMRTLLGSNIDIFHKNPSHQRKMLAGLTKQHRATIHVGNRTFDLIVNPIKRGSTITGFVVEWANAQERIENTDFRKQLQAISRAQAVIEFTPTGDIMLANENFLKTAGYTLAEIKGKNHRMFLAQGQEGDAEYASLWAELNANRPVIGDIVRQGKNGQAIYLNASYNPITDESGKVVKVVKFATDVSGRVHAVRTIGSSLAKLADGDLSFRLDEAFSKDFETLRQNLNDAVSRLGETLSVVSRTAELIDGGSREISGSAQDLSKRTEQQAAALEETAAALDQITVNVRNASARTDEAREASETADKSAAHSGKIVSEAVGAMARIEQSSQQISNIIGVIDEIAFQTNLLALNAGVEAARAGEAGKGFAVVAQEVRELAQRSAQAAKEIKELIRNSTDEVNNGVKLVSETGEALKTIQENIIAVNEHMQSIASSAREQSTGLSEVNTAVNQMDQMTQQNAAMVEETTAASASLAQEAEQLRHLISGFVLPQAKQRPVQPATTRPPVQRPATNHAASHQAPAQPRAPASAPRRPAASATVGNTALKTDDWEEF; encoded by the coding sequence ATGTTTCCTTTCGCATCCGGTACAGACAGCGCAAAATTGGCAGCCATCGACATGCTCACCGCGAATGTGATGATAGCGGACGCGAAGCTGAACATCATCTACATGAACGGTGCGGTGCGCGAACTCCTGCAGGAGGCGGAAAGCGAGTTGAAGCAGGAGCTTCCCCGTTTCGACATGCGCACGCTTCTCGGCAGCAATATCGACATATTCCACAAGAACCCGTCCCATCAGCGCAAGATGCTTGCAGGTCTCACCAAGCAGCACAGGGCCACCATTCATGTCGGCAACCGTACATTTGACCTGATCGTAAACCCGATCAAGCGCGGCAGCACCATCACCGGATTTGTGGTCGAATGGGCGAATGCCCAGGAGCGCATCGAGAACACGGATTTCCGCAAGCAGTTGCAGGCCATAAGCCGCGCCCAGGCGGTGATCGAATTTACGCCGACCGGCGATATCATGCTCGCCAATGAAAACTTCCTGAAGACGGCGGGCTACACGCTTGCCGAGATCAAGGGCAAGAACCATCGCATGTTTCTGGCTCAGGGTCAGGAAGGCGATGCGGAATACGCGTCACTCTGGGCAGAGCTCAACGCGAACCGTCCGGTGATCGGAGATATCGTTCGGCAGGGAAAGAACGGCCAGGCCATCTACCTGAATGCCTCCTACAACCCGATAACCGATGAGAGCGGCAAGGTCGTCAAGGTCGTGAAATTCGCGACCGATGTCAGCGGACGCGTGCACGCGGTCAGAACGATTGGCAGTTCGCTGGCCAAACTCGCAGACGGCGATCTGTCCTTCCGTCTGGATGAAGCCTTCAGCAAGGATTTCGAGACCCTGCGTCAGAACCTGAACGATGCTGTTTCACGACTGGGCGAAACCCTGTCGGTCGTTTCACGGACCGCCGAATTGATTGATGGTGGCTCGCGCGAAATCAGCGGAAGCGCTCAGGACCTTTCAAAGCGCACGGAGCAGCAGGCGGCGGCACTGGAAGAAACCGCTGCGGCACTGGACCAGATTACCGTCAACGTCCGCAACGCCTCCGCCCGCACCGATGAGGCCCGCGAAGCCAGCGAAACGGCGGACAAGAGTGCCGCGCATTCGGGCAAGATCGTGTCAGAGGCGGTCGGCGCCATGGCCCGGATCGAACAGTCGTCGCAGCAGATCTCCAACATCATCGGCGTCATCGACGAAATCGCTTTCCAGACCAACCTCCTGGCGCTGAATGCCGGTGTCGAGGCCGCCCGCGCCGGTGAAGCCGGCAAGGGCTTTGCCGTCGTAGCGCAGGAAGTGCGTGAACTGGCCCAGCGCTCCGCCCAGGCGGCCAAAGAGATCAAGGAACTGATCCGCAATTCGACCGACGAGGTCAATAATGGCGTGAAGCTCGTCAGCGAAACCGGGGAAGCGCTGAAGACGATCCAGGAAAACATCATCGCCGTGAACGAGCACATGCAGTCGATCGCCAGCTCGGCACGCGAGCAGTCGACGGGTCTTTCCGAGGTCAACACTGCCGTCAACCAGATGGACCAGATGACCCAGCAAAATGCCGCGATGGTGGAAGAAACCACGGCTGCCAGCGCATCTCTGGCGCAGGAGGCAGAACAGCTTCGCCACCTGATCAGCGGCTTCGTGCTTCCACAGGCAAAACAGCGACCGGTTCAGCCCGCCACCACCCGACCCCCGGTCCAACGGCCGGCAACAAACCATGCAGCCAGCCATCAGGCACCGGCACAGCCGCGCGCTCCGGCTTCCGCCCCACGTCGCCCCGCCGCTTCGGCAACTGTCGGTAACACGGCCTTGAAGACGGATGACTGGGAAGAGTTCTGA
- a CDS encoding flagellar export protein FliJ — protein MKTRDSLVRLKEFQVNEKRRQLQQLQMMMAEFERMAKELEHQISLEEKKSGISDPNHFAYPTFAKAARQRADNLQVSIKELKVQQDAAELALEEAQAEHAKATALEERDATVRARA, from the coding sequence ATGAAGACGCGTGACAGCCTTGTACGCCTGAAGGAATTTCAGGTGAATGAGAAACGCCGACAGCTGCAACAGTTGCAGATGATGATGGCCGAATTCGAACGGATGGCGAAGGAACTGGAGCACCAGATTTCGCTGGAAGAGAAGAAATCGGGAATTTCCGATCCGAATCACTTTGCATATCCAACATTTGCAAAGGCGGCTCGCCAGCGGGCCGATAACCTTCAGGTCTCCATCAAGGAGTTGAAGGTGCAGCAGGATGCAGCCGAACTGGCGCTTGAAGAAGCCCAGGCCGAGCATGCAAAAGCAACGGCACTGGAAGAAAGGGATGCGACGGTTCGGGCTCGCGCCTGA